CAGTTCTCGCAAAGCTGCTGCTTGAGGATCTTCACCATCATCGATGCCACCCTGTGGAAATTGCCATGAATCAGGCACTCCGATACGTTCACCGACCAGCACCTCACCTTTGCGATTAAAAACAATAATCCCCACATTTGGGCGATAGGATTTTTCTGGTGTCATAGATTTTCACGTAAACAAAGCAAAAGCATAGCACCGTCACTAATTATCATCAAAAAGAGAAAATCCTCGCACTGAGCGCGAGGATTTTCTCTTACAGCGCTTTGCGCTCAAACCCAAGTGTTGCTTTGCAATACTTGCAAAGCAACACTTGGATCATCTGTGAGGCTTAGCCCTAAACTAAGACTCTTTCCAACTGAGGTAAAGGTTCTGATATTTCTGCGCTTAGCGGCGATCGCTTAGGAGTTTGTAAACCGACCATTTCCGCATTACTTGCACCTGGGGGAACCATTGGATAGCAGTTTTCATCACGCTTGACACGGAAATCTGCAAATACAGGTCCATCATAGGCAAGAATCTCCGCAACCGCTGATTGCAAATCACTTGGCTCAATTACCTTAATCCCCTTAATCCCAAAGGCTTCAGCAAGCTTCACAAAGTCAGGCATACCTACTTCCATATTAGAAGAAGAGTAGCGCTCATCATAAAAGCTTTCTTGCCACTGGCGCACCATGCCTTGCCAACCATTGTTCACAATGATTACCTTGACCTTAATACCATACTGGGCAAGTGTACCAAGCTCTTGAATATTCATCTGAATACTGGCATCACCACTAATACAGATCACTTGGTCGTCAGGTAAAGCCACCTTTGCACCCATCGCCGCAGGCATTCCATAGCCCATTGTGCCAAGTCCTGCGCTGGAAATCCACTTACGGGGTCCCGTTTTGATTAACTGAGCCGCCCACATTTGATGTTGTCCGACATCAGTGGTGAAATAAGCATTAGGCGCTTGCTTACCAAATTCATAGATTACTTGCTGGGGTGACAAAATATTGTCATAGGCAGGCACTTCCAGAGGGTAATCCTCTTTCCACTCATCAAGTTGAGCAAACCAATCTTTGGTTTGGATATTTTCTTCGTAGCTAGTTGCTTCAAGTAGAGCCTGTAGGACTTCCTTCACATCGCCAACGATTGGCACATCGGGTTTACGATTTTTACCAACTTCCGCAGGATCGATATCAATATGAATAACTTTGGCTTCAGGTGCAAATTTATCTAGACGACCTGTAACGCGATCGTCAAATCTTGCCCCAACCGCAATCAATAGGTCACAACCCTGTACCGCAAAGTTGGCATAAGCAGTGCCATGCATCCCCAACATACCAAGGGAAAGATAACTGTTTTCGTCGTAAGCACCTTTACCCATTAGGGTTGTGGTCACAGGCAACTGAAAGCGTTTGGCAAACTCGGCAAGCTCAGCATGAGCCTCAGCAAGTACCGTACCACCACCTGCATAGAGCAAAGGTCTTTTGGCTTCACGAATTAAGGCGATCGCCGCCGCAATTTGATGTAGATGTCCTTTGACTCTGGGCTGATAACCAGGCAAATCAATCTGTACATCGGGATTATATTCAAAAGCTTTCTGAGCAATGTCCTTAGGAATATCTACTAATACTGGGCCTGGACGACCAGTGCCAGCAATATGAAAAGCTTCGGCAACTATACGTGCAATATCTTCAGGTCTGCGAATTACATAGGAATGCTTGACAATCGGGAGCGTAATGCCCCAAATGTCAGTTTCTTGAAAGGCATCTGTCCCGATCGCATAGGAAGGAACTTGCCCCGTAATCACCACCATCGGGATCGAGTCCATTTGCGCCGTCGCAATACCAGTCACCAAATTGGTTGCCCCAGGGCCTGAAGTCGCCACACATACCCCCACTTGTCCAGTGGCGCGGGCATATCCATCAGCAGCATGGACGGCTCCCTGCTCATGACGCACGAGATAATGCTTAAGCTCTCCTCTTGCCTCAGACTGATAGATTTCATCGTACACTGGCAGGATTGCTCCACCAGGGTAACCAAAGATATGTTTTACACCCTGCCGTCTCACGCTATCGATGAGAGCAAATGCACCCGTTGTTCGCAAAGTAGCCTCCTCTAGACTCATACTGATCTTGTTCGTGATTTACAGCGCTATGCGTTCAAACTCAAACCAAGTAATTTAGTAAAAGTTTTGTTTCGCAACACTTTTACTAAATTACTTGTGGTTCGCTTGATCGGTCATTGCTGTAAGCAATACTTAGTTTTTGAAACATTTTCAGATACTTTTTTGCTTTTTAGGGCTGTGCCATAAAATTAAGAAACCGATTTTTGATGGTGCGACTTCGACGTGCGATCAAAAATCCGATTCTTTATTAAATTGCATAACCCTTACTACGAACAAGTAGTTTGTAGCAAGTACCTTAAGTTGATAATTTGTAGCAATTGTATCGATAATAACATAGACAAGCTGCCCCAAAGCTGCTAGGAATGATGTCTTGATTTTCCAAAATTTTTGAAAAAAAGTCGATTATTTAACGTCAGTTCGACAAAAGCGAAAAATGGTAAGAATCGCTAAGCGATTCTTACCATTTTTCGCCATTTGCGGCGTGCGAATCACGCCGCAAATGGCTATATCGAACTCACGTCACGTTATTTAGCCAGAGACAAACCCAAAATAGGGGGCGACGCTTTGCGTCGCCCCCTATTTTGGGTTTTGGTTCTAACAAAATGTGCAAAATATTAACAAACATGTAATGTTTGCCCCACGAAAGAGATCTTTAAGCTACAAAATACCGACAAGTCCCATTTGAAAATATAATGACTTCGTGTTCTTCTGTCATATAGCGTCCATATAACTTCTCATGAGTGCAAATTCAGACAAAGATATTCCCGTTAATATCTACCGCCCTGCCAATCCCTTTACAGCAAAATGCATCTCCAACGATGTACTGGTTAGACCAGGCGCGGTTGGGGATACTCGTCACGTAAAAATTGATATTTCTGGAGGCGATCTTCGTTACTTAGAAGGTCAAAGTATCGGTGTCGTCCCCCCCGGTGAAGACAAAAATGGTAAGCCTAATAAACTTCGCCTCTACTCGATCGCCTCAACCCGCCTCGGTGATGATCTTGATGGTAAAACTCTATCTTTGAGCGTCAAGCGTCTAGAGTATCAAAACGAAGCAGGTGAAACTGTTAAGGGTGTATGTTCTAACTTCTTGACCGATCTTAAAGCTGGTGATGAAGTCAAGCTGACTGGCCCAGTTGGTAAAGAAATGTTGTTGCCCGATGATCCTAATGCCACAGTCATCATGATTGCCACAGGCACAGGTATCGCCCCTTTCCGCGCCTTTTTATGGCGGATGTTCAAAGAAAAGCATGAAGACTACAAATTTAATGGTTTAGCTTGGCTATTCTTTGGTGTGCCAACTGACACAACAGTTTTGTATAAGCCAGACCTAGAAT
This genomic stretch from Pseudanabaena galeata CCNP1313 harbors:
- the ilvB gene encoding biosynthetic-type acetolactate synthase large subunit, with the translated sequence MSLEEATLRTTGAFALIDSVRRQGVKHIFGYPGGAILPVYDEIYQSEARGELKHYLVRHEQGAVHAADGYARATGQVGVCVATSGPGATNLVTGIATAQMDSIPMVVITGQVPSYAIGTDAFQETDIWGITLPIVKHSYVIRRPEDIARIVAEAFHIAGTGRPGPVLVDIPKDIAQKAFEYNPDVQIDLPGYQPRVKGHLHQIAAAIALIREAKRPLLYAGGGTVLAEAHAELAEFAKRFQLPVTTTLMGKGAYDENSYLSLGMLGMHGTAYANFAVQGCDLLIAVGARFDDRVTGRLDKFAPEAKVIHIDIDPAEVGKNRKPDVPIVGDVKEVLQALLEATSYEENIQTKDWFAQLDEWKEDYPLEVPAYDNILSPQQVIYEFGKQAPNAYFTTDVGQHQMWAAQLIKTGPRKWISSAGLGTMGYGMPAAMGAKVALPDDQVICISGDASIQMNIQELGTLAQYGIKVKVIIVNNGWQGMVRQWQESFYDERYSSSNMEVGMPDFVKLAEAFGIKGIKVIEPSDLQSAVAEILAYDGPVFADFRVKRDENCYPMVPPGASNAEMVGLQTPKRSPLSAEISEPLPQLERVLV